A single Nostoc sp. PCC 7107 DNA region contains:
- a CDS encoding FIST signal transduction protein: MLNVVVGHSNDPDSLAAITEVIGQCQDTLSEKRPQAGILFAAIDFDYALILQEIVLAFPGIELIGGTSDAEMSSLLKFQQDSLALMLFCADEIEIHAGLGRNLSQDPMLATKQAVEQAKAKIKHPSLSQLCLTFPESLTVDGVAIVEGLKVALGKDIPIFGGLTADQWKFEKTYQFFQTEILSDSVPVLIFSGNFLFSQGVASGWHPLGKKGKVTKVNKNILYEINSKPALDFYHHYLGGLPPSGEYPLAVFESETEEFYMRAPSIYNPENGSITFLGEVPVDTFVQIAQASRDEILGAAKTSIKNALNNYPGKQPDAALFFSCAARRLLLGTRTIEEYQLAQEFLTAEIPGCGFYTHGEISPLNDGSETRLHHETFVTLLIGIN; this comes from the coding sequence ATGCTGAATGTAGTAGTTGGCCATAGTAATGACCCTGATTCTTTAGCGGCGATTACTGAAGTTATCGGGCAATGTCAAGATACTTTAAGTGAAAAACGTCCTCAAGCTGGTATTTTGTTTGCCGCAATAGACTTTGATTATGCACTTATTTTGCAAGAAATTGTGCTGGCTTTTCCAGGAATTGAGTTAATTGGTGGTACTAGCGATGCCGAAATGTCTTCATTATTAAAGTTTCAGCAAGATTCTCTAGCTTTAATGCTATTTTGTGCTGATGAAATTGAAATTCATGCAGGATTGGGTAGAAATTTATCACAAGACCCAATGTTAGCTACAAAACAAGCTGTAGAACAAGCAAAAGCAAAAATTAAACATCCGTCTCTCTCTCAATTATGTTTAACTTTCCCTGAAAGTTTAACAGTTGATGGGGTAGCGATTGTTGAAGGCTTAAAAGTCGCTTTGGGGAAAGATATTCCTATTTTTGGTGGATTAACTGCCGATCAATGGAAATTTGAAAAGACTTATCAATTTTTTCAAACAGAAATTCTCAGTGATTCTGTTCCTGTATTGATATTTTCTGGCAATTTCTTGTTTTCTCAAGGAGTAGCGAGTGGTTGGCATCCTCTAGGAAAAAAAGGCAAAGTTACGAAGGTTAATAAAAACATTCTCTATGAAATTAATAGCAAACCAGCATTAGATTTTTATCATCATTATTTAGGTGGTCTTCCTCCTTCTGGTGAATATCCTTTAGCAGTTTTTGAATCAGAAACTGAAGAATTTTATATGCGTGCGCCTAGCATTTATAATCCTGAAAATGGTAGCATCACTTTTTTAGGAGAAGTTCCTGTAGATACTTTTGTGCAAATAGCACAAGCAAGTCGTGATGAGATTTTAGGTGCTGCGAAAACATCAATTAAAAATGCTTTAAATAATTACCCTGGTAAACAGCCAGATGCAGCTTTATTTTTTTCTTGTGCGGCTCGTCGGCTATTACTAGGTACACGCACAATCGAGGAATATCAGCTGGCTCAGGAATTTTTAACAGCAGAAATTCCTGGTTGTGGTTTTTATACTCATGGTGAAATTTCACCGTTAAATGATGGTAGTGAAACTAGACTTCATCATGAAACTTTTGTCACCCTTTTGATAGGAATAAATTAA
- a CDS encoding ATP-binding protein, with product MQLDYEQRIKQLEKANRILQKKLDRSESLRIALEETNEKKEALFLKVIDELRDSQQTLEEQRRNLEETLRKLRAMQSKLVESEKMSALGVLVAGIAHEINNPVNFIYGNINYVTQYAEEILELLKCYQESYPNPVITIADKIKKIDLEFIKKDFVQVLQSMEIGSQRISEIVRSLRSFSRLDEAEIKKVNIHEGIDSTLMILQNRLNSQLGSSAILIIKEYGNLPRVECYASKLNQVLINIISNAIDALEQKLSYSQHSCSKTSSLATLQIATFTPTIKITTELINNWVSIRISDNGIGIDEKITQQIFNPFFTTKPVGKGTGLGLSISYQIIVETHQGQLECQSIPGVGTEFMIMIPLQLV from the coding sequence ATGCAATTAGATTATGAGCAAAGAATTAAACAACTGGAAAAAGCCAATCGCATTCTCCAGAAAAAACTAGATCGCTCTGAATCTTTAAGAATTGCATTAGAGGAAACCAATGAGAAAAAAGAGGCTTTATTTCTCAAGGTAATTGATGAATTACGTGATTCACAACAAACTTTAGAAGAACAAAGACGAAACTTGGAGGAAACTTTAAGAAAGCTACGCGCTATGCAAAGTAAATTAGTAGAATCTGAAAAGATGTCTGCTTTAGGAGTTTTAGTAGCTGGTATTGCCCATGAAATCAATAATCCAGTAAATTTTATTTATGGCAATATTAACTATGTTACTCAATATGCTGAGGAAATTTTAGAACTACTAAAATGCTATCAAGAATCTTATCCAAATCCGGTTATAACTATAGCCGATAAAATCAAAAAAATAGATTTGGAGTTTATCAAAAAAGATTTTGTACAAGTTTTACAGTCTATGGAAATAGGGAGTCAAAGGATTAGTGAGATTGTTCGCTCTTTACGTAGTTTCTCTAGATTGGATGAAGCAGAAATAAAAAAAGTAAATATTCATGAAGGTATTGATAGCACATTGATGATTCTGCAAAACCGCTTAAATTCTCAACTCGGTTCCTCAGCAATTCTAATTATTAAAGAATACGGCAATTTACCCAGGGTAGAGTGTTATGCCAGTAAGCTGAATCAAGTATTAATAAATATTATTAGCAATGCTATTGATGCTTTAGAGCAGAAATTAAGTTATAGTCAGCACAGTTGTTCTAAAACAAGTAGTTTAGCTACACTGCAAATTGCAACTTTTACTCCCACTATCAAGATTACTACAGAATTAATCAATAACTGGGTTTCCATTCGTATAAGTGATAATGGGATTGGAATTGATGAAAAAATAACACAACAAATATTTAATCCTTTCTTCACTACTAAACCAGTTGGTAAAGGTACAGGTTTGGGGCTTTCTATTAGTTATCAAATAATTGTGGAAACTCATCAAGGGCAGCTAGAATGTCAATCTATTCCTGGCGTAGGTACGGAATTTATGATTATGATACCTTTACAACTGGTGTAG
- a CDS encoding LLM class flavin-dependent oxidoreductase: MKIGLFCNYENYHQNARRAIFEQVALVRQAESLNFAEAWVSEHHFSEINISSSMLLLMAHLAGVTSTIRLGTAAVLLPFHNPIRVAEDIATLDNLCNGRLLFGVAKGGPFPQQNKHFGISMGESRARMLEGIALIHKLLYENEVSFHGQHYQCDRLTVYPKPLQQQIPVYIASGDDSSIEFAAQNSFSLMGGPPFALERLKKTLSQYRDINPSGADNFVLARFFFVGQTNADAITEAMPFIRQFSQKMKANSAVVMQNSSNGHKAFDRSNICFDKDYLIENSVIGDPITCRDKIKKFHDELNLGTLALKPTSFDMQKNIESLQRYNQEVRNYV; the protein is encoded by the coding sequence ATGAAAATTGGACTTTTCTGCAATTACGAAAATTATCACCAAAATGCCCGTCGGGCAATTTTTGAGCAAGTCGCTTTAGTTAGACAAGCCGAAAGCCTAAACTTTGCCGAAGCTTGGGTAAGTGAACATCATTTTAGTGAAATTAATATCAGTTCTTCCATGCTGCTATTAATGGCACATCTAGCTGGTGTCACCTCAACAATTCGCTTAGGCACAGCGGCGGTTTTACTGCCATTTCACAACCCCATTCGGGTAGCAGAAGATATTGCTACTTTGGATAATTTGTGTAATGGCAGATTATTATTTGGAGTGGCCAAAGGCGGGCCTTTTCCTCAGCAAAATAAACATTTTGGCATTTCAATGGGAGAATCTCGCGCCAGAATGTTAGAGGGAATAGCATTAATTCACAAGTTGTTATATGAAAATGAAGTTTCATTTCATGGACAACATTATCAATGCGATCGCCTCACAGTTTACCCAAAACCTTTGCAACAGCAAATCCCTGTATACATAGCCAGTGGTGATGACAGCAGCATAGAATTCGCGGCTCAAAATTCCTTTAGCTTAATGGGAGGGCCACCCTTTGCGCTAGAGAGATTAAAAAAGACTCTCAGCCAATATCGAGATATTAATCCCAGTGGTGCAGACAATTTTGTCTTAGCGCGGTTCTTTTTTGTTGGACAAACAAACGCAGATGCTATCACCGAAGCTATGCCTTTTATCCGCCAATTTAGCCAAAAAATGAAAGCTAATTCGGCAGTAGTAATGCAGAATAGTTCCAATGGTCATAAGGCATTTGACCGCAGCAACATTTGTTTTGACAAAGATTATTTGATTGAAAATTCAGTCATTGGTGATCCTATCACTTGTCGAGACAAAATCAAAAAATTTCATGACGAATTGAATCTAGGTACATTAGCGCTCAAACCGACATCGTTTGATATGCAAAAAAACATCGAAAGTTTGCAGCGCTACAACCAAGAGGTACGCAATTATGTCTAA